The Paenibacillus uliginis N3/975 genome has a window encoding:
- a CDS encoding MATE family efflux transporter has product MSLFVREKHFYKSFFWLTLIIGLQNIISLGVNLSDNVMLGGYSESALSGVALANQIQFLLHMLVMGAGEGLVIMASRYWGAKDIGAIKKVASIGMRMAVVLSAVLWAIVFFFPHATLSIFTSGESVINEGVKYLQIICFSYVFFAITSILLASLRSVETVKIGFIVSLSTLIINVGLNYVLIYGHFGFPELGVRGSAIATLIARIIETVIVCVYIKKYDRKILLKLKDFFSIDLSLFKHYIKVGSPILLSNTIWGLAMGAQTAILGHMGEAAIAANSIATTIFQLVSVVIYASASATAVLIGKTIGEGFADKIKAYAKTLQILYLFLGLCTGAVLFILKDYVLGFYSISGEAKELALQFMTVMSITVVGTAYQMPALTGIVRSGGDTKFVLYNDFIFMWLIVLPSSFLCAFVFNLSPLITFICLKSDQILKCFVAIVKVNRYKWIRSFGS; this is encoded by the coding sequence GTGAGTTTATTTGTGCGAGAGAAGCATTTTTACAAGAGTTTCTTCTGGCTGACTCTAATCATCGGGCTGCAGAACATTATTTCCCTCGGGGTAAACCTGTCGGACAATGTCATGCTAGGCGGATACAGTGAATCTGCGCTTTCCGGCGTGGCACTCGCGAATCAGATTCAATTCCTGCTCCACATGCTTGTTATGGGCGCGGGTGAAGGGCTCGTTATTATGGCGTCAAGATATTGGGGCGCTAAAGACATCGGGGCTATAAAAAAGGTTGCAAGCATCGGGATGCGCATGGCCGTTGTGTTAAGTGCAGTATTGTGGGCCATTGTGTTTTTCTTCCCACACGCCACACTTTCGATATTTACCAGCGGGGAGAGTGTCATCAACGAGGGAGTAAAATATTTGCAGATCATATGTTTTTCCTACGTATTTTTTGCAATTACAAGCATTCTGCTCGCCTCCCTGCGCAGTGTAGAGACGGTCAAAATCGGCTTTATCGTATCCTTGTCCACGCTCATTATCAATGTGGGGTTGAACTATGTGCTGATTTATGGACATTTCGGATTTCCGGAGCTCGGAGTAAGAGGCTCTGCCATTGCAACACTAATAGCGAGAATAATTGAAACGGTTATTGTTTGCGTGTACATCAAGAAATACGACCGTAAAATTTTACTGAAACTGAAGGATTTCTTCAGTATCGATCTAAGCTTATTCAAGCACTACATCAAAGTTGGTTCACCGATATTGTTGTCCAATACGATCTGGGGACTCGCCATGGGCGCGCAAACCGCCATTCTTGGGCATATGGGTGAGGCTGCAATTGCGGCTAACAGTATAGCAACCACCATATTCCAGCTGGTGAGCGTTGTGATTTATGCTTCGGCTAGTGCAACAGCTGTTCTGATTGGCAAAACGATCGGGGAAGGCTTTGCCGATAAGATCAAAGCTTATGCCAAAACGCTTCAGATTCTTTATCTTTTCTTGGGTTTGTGTACAGGGGCCGTATTGTTCATTCTAAAGGATTACGTGTTAGGGTTTTACTCGATATCCGGGGAAGCTAAGGAGCTCGCTCTGCAGTTTATGACGGTAATGTCCATTACCGTGGTCGGAACCGCTTATCAGATGCCAGCTCTGACCGGCATTGTACGCAGTGGCGGAGACACGAAGTTTGTGCTGTACAATGACTTTATTTTTATGTGGCTCATCGTTCTTCCGTCCTCATTCCTTTGTGCCTTTGTGTTTAATCTTTCACCGCTAATTACGTTTATTTGCTTGAAATCGGACCAGATTCTGAAATGC
- a CDS encoding GNAT family N-acetyltransferase, with product MTKFIIRRMRQPDDFAAVAQLLNWIWSEPTTAERLKAEEDQVPPGKLDYNEKGELMGWDRPQWVAEDEFGQVVAYAIAWRAPWTDPGTLIQTNVVHPESRGNGIGRALHDTLHQWAAEVKASRLISFLRETDDRSVAFAERHGYVKERHTFESVLDLASFDGGNLYDAINEAERAGIRFVTLADEPGEASERKLYELYKVTHPDIPGYAGDFPWFEEWKKWSIGQAGVRPEWIHIAKDGDRYIGVVTLQQNEQTQAMYHEYTGVLPEYRGRRIALALKMLGVQTARACGVPYLRTHNDSMNAPMLRINRDLIGFRAEPGNYKMVCEL from the coding sequence ATGACAAAATTTATAATTCGAAGGATGCGGCAGCCGGACGATTTTGCAGCGGTTGCTCAGCTGTTGAATTGGATCTGGTCGGAACCGACGACAGCGGAACGATTGAAGGCAGAGGAGGACCAAGTTCCTCCGGGGAAGCTGGATTACAATGAAAAGGGCGAGCTTATGGGATGGGACCGTCCTCAATGGGTGGCGGAAGACGAGTTTGGTCAAGTTGTTGCCTACGCGATCGCTTGGCGGGCTCCATGGACGGATCCCGGAACTTTGATCCAGACCAATGTCGTTCACCCGGAAAGTCGTGGGAACGGGATAGGAAGAGCCTTGCACGATACGCTTCATCAGTGGGCTGCAGAGGTCAAAGCCTCGCGTTTAATCAGCTTTTTGAGAGAGACAGATGATCGTTCGGTAGCTTTTGCGGAACGTCACGGGTACGTAAAGGAACGCCACACGTTCGAATCCGTTCTGGACCTGGCATCGTTTGACGGCGGTAATCTGTATGATGCGATCAATGAGGCAGAACGGGCCGGAATCCGGTTCGTTACGCTGGCAGATGAGCCGGGGGAAGCGAGTGAAAGAAAGCTCTATGAGCTGTATAAGGTTACTCATCCGGATATACCAGGCTACGCTGGCGATTTTCCCTGGTTTGAAGAATGGAAAAAGTGGAGCATCGGGCAAGCCGGTGTGCGTCCGGAATGGATCCATATTGCCAAGGATGGCGATCGCTACATCGGCGTTGTTACGTTGCAGCAGAATGAGCAGACACAGGCGATGTATCACGAATATACCGGCGTGCTTCCGGAATACCGCGGCCGTCGTATTGCACTTGCCTTAAAGATGCTCGGCGTGCAAACGGCCCGTGCATGCGGAGTTCCCTATTTGAGAACACACAACGACTCTATGAATGCCCCCATGCTGCGAATTAACCGTGATCTGATCGGTTTCCGGGCGGAGCCCGGGAATTACAAGATGGTGTGCGAGCTTTAG
- a CDS encoding M23 family metallopeptidase encodes MKRLVTLLSVLALCIASLSTVASANSVYTWPVPESSRITQGFSSGHNGIDIGAKTAGVAGNKIVAFYGGTVSRSGWSTSYGWVVYIHHVINNTNYQSRYAHMNQSPSVSLNQNVSKGTTVGYMGQTGDATGVHLHFETRKCASACQIDNSSTPVNPITNFFPEYSIASDSFTTEETDLLPVPDFIQLEEDEVFYSMEDIQNMSVEERIEKGIPIE; translated from the coding sequence ATGAAGAGATTGGTAACGTTGTTATCGGTGCTTGCTTTATGTATTGCCTCACTCTCCACAGTTGCTTCTGCAAACAGTGTATACACCTGGCCCGTACCTGAATCATCAAGGATTACACAAGGTTTCAGCAGCGGCCACAATGGAATTGACATTGGAGCCAAGACTGCTGGTGTAGCCGGCAATAAGATTGTCGCCTTCTATGGCGGTACCGTGTCAAGATCAGGTTGGTCAACAAGTTATGGTTGGGTCGTCTACATTCATCATGTCATCAACAATACGAATTATCAATCCAGATACGCTCACATGAACCAATCACCTTCCGTATCTCTCAATCAAAATGTAAGTAAAGGGACCACCGTCGGTTACATGGGTCAGACGGGGGATGCCACTGGTGTCCATCTTCATTTTGAGACAAGAAAATGTGCAAGTGCCTGCCAAATAGACAATTCCTCTACTCCCGTCAATCCGATAACGAATTTCTTCCCTGAATACAGTATTGCCTCAGATTCATTCACGACCGAGGAGACGGATTTGTTGCCGGTGCCGGATTTCATTCAGCTCGAGGAGGATGAAGTTTTCTACAGCATGGAGGACATTCAGAATATGTCGGTTGAGGAACGGATAGAGAAGGGGATTCCAATAGAATAG